The Hevea brasiliensis isolate MT/VB/25A 57/8 chromosome 1, ASM3005281v1, whole genome shotgun sequence genome has a window encoding:
- the LOC110665831 gene encoding SPX domain-containing protein 1-like, translating to MKYGKRLRDEIERTFPEWKGQFISYKKLKKQLKLINPRSSKGKLINARWPRFATRRFLEVNNMRLSIGFIRLLDNELNKINMFYFDKEEDYIIRLKELQVRAENLASDEEKLQVQKDILKFHGEMVLLLHYSVLNFTGLIKIVKKHNKRTGTTFQFSSMPRVMQQPFFSTDLLYKLMRECEAMLGRLFLPQDP from the exons ATGAAATACGGAAAGAGGCTTCGTGATGAGATTGAGAGAACCTTTCCTGAATGGAAAGGTCAGTTCATATCTTACAAGAAGTTGAAGAAGCAGTTGAAGCTGATTAATCCAAGATCGTCCAAGGGAAAATTAATTAATGCTAGATGGCCAAGGTTTGCCACCAGAAGATTTTTGGAAGTGAATAATATGAGACTCAGCATTGGATTTATCAGATTATTAGATAATGAACTCAATAAAATTAATATGTTTTATTTTGATAAAGAGGAAGACTATATTATTAGATTAAAG GAGCTGCAAGTTAGAGCAGAAAACTTGGCTAGTGATGAAGAGAAGCTACAAGTGCAGAAGGATATCTTAAAATTTCATGGAGAAATGGTTCTACTGCTCCATTACAGTGTCCTTAACTTCACAG GACTTATCAAGATTGTCAAGAAGCACAACAAGCGGACAGGCACAACCTTTCAGTTTTCCTCCATGCCAAGGGTTATGCAGCAACCATTCTTCTCCACTGATCTGCTTTACAAGCTTATGAGGGAATGTGAAGCAATGCTCGGTCGTCTCTTTCTTCCACAAGACCCTTGA